In a genomic window of Afipia carboxidovorans OM5:
- the traI gene encoding acyl-homoserine-lactone synthase TraI yields MRAIAITADKTAASQQLLKEMHRLRARVFGGRLGWDVEIVEGSESDHFDDLNPVYILVLGDGGAVLGCARLLPATGPTMLVDAFPQLLADGRLDAHPRMIESSRFCVDTGALEAMTARGLHRATLTLFAAIIEWSIGEGYRDIVTATDVRFERLLVRARWPMRRLGEPQMIGETLSVAGTLPADEVSFAMVRPPGYRSELGVTRRSAA; encoded by the coding sequence AGGAAATGCACCGTTTACGCGCTCGTGTGTTTGGCGGGCGTCTGGGCTGGGACGTCGAGATCGTGGAAGGATCGGAAAGCGACCACTTCGATGATCTCAATCCGGTCTACATTCTGGTGCTCGGAGACGGGGGCGCTGTTCTCGGCTGCGCACGGCTCCTTCCGGCGACTGGCCCAACGATGCTGGTCGATGCCTTCCCCCAGCTTCTGGCCGACGGCCGGCTCGATGCCCATCCCCGGATGATCGAGAGCTCGCGCTTTTGCGTCGACACCGGGGCGCTCGAGGCGATGACCGCACGAGGCCTTCATCGGGCGACCCTGACCCTGTTCGCTGCGATCATCGAGTGGTCGATAGGAGAGGGTTACCGCGACATAGTTACGGCAACCGATGTCCGGTTCGAACGACTGCTCGTTCGCGCCCGCTGGCCGATGCGCAGGCTAGGCGAGCCGCAAATGATCGGCGAGACTCTCAGCGTCGCCGGTACACTCCCTGCGGATGAAGTCAGTTTTGCGATGGTGCGACCGCCGGGCTATCGCTCGGAGCTTGGTGTCACCCGCCGCTCGGCCGCGTAG